Sequence from the Aquimarina sp. Aq107 genome:
CTTTGTTACACTTTTACTTTTATTTAGAGAAAAAAACACAACGCTCGCTTTTATAATTTTAATAAAGTTTGTTTATTTCTTAGGACTAAAAATTTGGCATAAGTTAGTCTCTTATACCAATATGGAGGTTTCGTTTACTGATCGTTTCTTCTTTTATGAAAACCTAGGACTACATAATTTACATCTTTTTTTGTTTGGATTTTTATTTGATAGTATAGTTTCTGTTATGACTTTTTACTCATTTCAATACTTTGTAAGATGATCCTAGAAATTGACAACGTAGAATTATCATATAGCAATAAATTCATTCTAAATGGAGTATATGTTAAAGCTGAAAAAGGAAGAGTTACAGGAATACTTGGAAGAAATGGCTCAGGAAAGAGTAGCTTGCTAAAGATAATATTTGGGCACCTAAAACCCCAAAATAAATTGATCCGTATTAACAAAAAGAACAAAGCCAGACCTCTCTATCTTTCTGGAAAAGTAAAGTATTTATCCCAAAAAGATACAATTCCAAAAAACATTTCTCTCGAAAAAGTTTTTAGTTTATTTAACCTCAGCTGGGAATCTTTTACCACCATATTTGATACATTTCGAAAGTATCAGAATCCAAAAATATATGATCTTTCGGGAGGTGAAAAAAGAGTTATAGAGACTTACCTTATGTTAATGAGTCCAGGAGAAATAGCGTTATTAGATGAACCTTTTTCAAATATTGCGCCTCTATATATAGAGATTTTTATAAGACTTATTAAGAAAGAAAAGAAAAATAAAATTATCATCCTAACAGATCATATGTATCGTCATATTCTTGACATATCAGATGATATATATCTATTAACCAATAGCACTTCTACACTTATTAAAAATCCTACCGAACTGGTTGGCTATGGTTACTTAAGTAGTTTTTAGGTTTTCT
This genomic interval carries:
- a CDS encoding ATP-binding cassette domain-containing protein, translating into MILEIDNVELSYSNKFILNGVYVKAEKGRVTGILGRNGSGKSSLLKIIFGHLKPQNKLIRINKKNKARPLYLSGKVKYLSQKDTIPKNISLEKVFSLFNLSWESFTTIFDTFRKYQNPKIYDLSGGEKRVIETYLMLMSPGEIALLDEPFSNIAPLYIEIFIRLIKKEKKNKIIILTDHMYRHILDISDDIYLLTNSTSTLIKNPTELVGYGYLSSF